One part of the Patescibacteria group bacterium genome encodes these proteins:
- a CDS encoding TlpA family protein disulfide reductase has translation MNQKNNSKQEESCPLCETTKEAMDMLNADKEPEIKNKKSSWKIKTIFGCLVIILGVVGGYKILSNSPLINFVTEDNLIQKQSINVSEKISPQINDLAPDFVSEDVFGNKVALSNFRNKKPVLLVFWATWCGQCAKELPNLKTFTQKYQDKIQVLAVDSGEPKETIRDYIQEKDINFLILLDNNRKVWNQYLVRGTPSHFLIDKNGKIIT, from the coding sequence ATGAACCAAAAAAACAACAGTAAACAAGAAGAAAGTTGTCCTCTTTGCGAAACTACAAAAGAGGCAATGGATATGTTGAATGCAGACAAAGAGCCTGAAATAAAAAACAAGAAGTCGTCTTGGAAAATAAAGACGATATTTGGGTGTTTGGTGATAATTCTTGGGGTGGTTGGTGGTTATAAGATATTATCCAATTCTCCTTTGATAAATTTTGTAACAGAAGATAATTTAATTCAAAAACAGTCAATCAATGTTTCTGAAAAAATCAGTCCTCAAATAAATGATCTTGCGCCCGATTTTGTGTCAGAAGATGTTTTTGGCAATAAAGTTGCTTTAAGCAATTTCCGTAATAAAAAACCAGTGCTTTTAGTATTCTGGGCAACTTGGTGCGGTCAATGCGCCAAAGAGTTGCCTAACCTAAAAACTTTTACTCAAAAATATCAAGACAAAATTCAAGTATTAGCGGTTGACAGTGGAGAACCAAAGGAGACAATCAGGGATTATATTCAAGAAAAAGATATTAATTTTTTAATACTCTTAGATAATAATAGAAAAGTCTGGAATCAATATTTGGTCCGCGGTACTCCCTCACACTTTTTAATTGATAAAAATGGAAAGATTATAAC
- a CDS encoding DUF1573 domain-containing protein, whose amino-acid sequence MNQKSILIIIIILAILGLAIIGYFRAVPGVENQTDNRPQIEVTPQTFDFNEIEYGSIAKHTFKIKNLGKETLEIKKIATSCACTSAEVGKKILGPDEEIDLNVSYNTGLMGDSPHAKGEQERIIYVKSNDPINPQIEVIIQAYVK is encoded by the coding sequence ATGAATCAAAAAAGCATCCTTATCATTATTATAATTTTAGCCATTTTAGGATTAGCAATAATAGGCTACTTTAGGGCTGTGCCGGGCGTAGAAAATCAAACAGACAATCGCCCACAAATTGAAGTCACACCCCAAACTTTTGATTTTAACGAAATTGAATATGGTTCAATAGCAAAACACACTTTCAAAATTAAAAATTTGGGAAAGGAAACTCTAGAGATTAAAAAAATAGCCACTTCTTGTGCCTGCACTTCTGCCGAGGTTGGAAAGAAAATCCTAGGACCCGATGAAGAGATTGACTTGAATGTAAGTTATAATACCGGGTTGATGGGCGACTCACCGCACGCCAAAGGCGAGCAAGAGCGAATTATTTATGTCAAAAGCAATGATCCAATTAATCCACAAATTGAAGTAATAATTCAGGCTTATGTTAAATAA
- a CDS encoding SHOCT domain-containing protein, with protein MNGNGWGMGVGWGIFGWIFMLLFWILVVFGIVILIKWLTNQSKPETKENTTMEILKQRYVKGEIDKKEFEEKKKDLA; from the coding sequence ATGAATGGCAATGGTTGGGGAATGGGTGTTGGCTGGGGTATTTTCGGCTGGATTTTTATGCTTTTGTTCTGGATTTTAGTGGTATTTGGTATAGTCATTTTAATAAAATGGCTAACAAACCAGTCTAAACCAGAAACAAAAGAAAACACCACCATGGAAATTCTCAAACAGCGCTATGTTAAAGGAGAAATTGATAAAAAAGAGTTTGAAGAAAAGAAAAAAGATTTAGCTTAA
- a CDS encoding DUF1573 domain-containing protein: MSGIENHKNPIVFKSLITLSIVFALSLVINFILIPKNWAKLQEYIYKTAHSVSQPVSAQEIYPMFLCPCCGKPLDPDNICCEMAQERITFIDGLTAGTMSKEEVIMAYIKRYGLDSFVDKNQTTEFKQKLIAQAPVERPIISLNPDVIDFGDISQTEGEVTNLFEITNSGKTDLIINKLDTSCGCTSASIVFEGKEGPRFAMAGHGVESPKDWEIAIPAGKNAQLKVYYDPNVHPDFRGEAIREVYVFSNDPINIETKVKIELNQID; this comes from the coding sequence ATGTCTGGAATTGAAAACCACAAAAACCCAATAGTTTTTAAATCTCTAATCACTCTAAGTATAGTTTTTGCTCTAAGTTTAGTTATCAATTTTATTTTAATCCCCAAAAATTGGGCAAAATTACAAGAATATATCTACAAAACTGCTCACTCTGTTAGCCAACCGGTTAGTGCTCAAGAGATTTACCCAATGTTTTTGTGTCCGTGTTGTGGAAAACCGCTTGATCCAGATAATATCTGTTGCGAAATGGCTCAAGAAAGAATCACTTTTATTGACGGGTTAACAGCTGGAACAATGTCTAAAGAAGAAGTGATAATGGCCTATATCAAAAGGTATGGTCTGGATTCTTTTGTTGATAAAAATCAAACTACGGAGTTTAAGCAAAAATTGATTGCCCAAGCGCCAGTAGAACGACCAATTATTTCTCTTAACCCAGATGTAATTGATTTTGGGGATATAAGTCAAACCGAAGGGGAAGTAACTAATCTTTTTGAAATTACCAATTCAGGTAAAACTGATTTGATTATTAATAAATTGGATACTTCTTGTGGATGCACTTCTGCGTCAATTGTATTTGAAGGCAAAGAAGGACCAAGATTTGCCATGGCCGGGCATGGTGTTGAAAGCCCTAAAGATTGGGAAATAGCTATTCCTGCGGGGAAAAACGCGCAGTTAAAAGTCTATTACGACCCTAACGTCCACCCAGATTTCCGCGGAGAAGCTATCAGAGAAGTTTATGTATTTTCCAACGACCCTATCAACATTGAAACAAAGGTGAAAATTGAGTTGAACCAAATTGACTAA